One window of the Rhipicephalus sanguineus isolate Rsan-2018 chromosome 4, BIME_Rsan_1.4, whole genome shotgun sequence genome contains the following:
- the LOC119391129 gene encoding uncharacterized protein LOC119391129, with translation MAGRSVRVISLGDPNDVACMDEGVRVIAVNPSGQQSMGPSCQSSLTKVYCGPVETIGMPAPPKIKGSRLDWRITPEGGLEVTVGRPLTKEEEEKRERDRKSKAAGAAAPADAAAAGAAGAAGAAPAAAPAATPAAPADAAVPPAGIDKLKKQICDPLSLLANKRLPICFETTLGKETAPGLSSVTVINEQPGSPVMVQPRAAPVPSSRGCSPPGVQVICSSDGGYGGYQSPTVTTCSAMGGGGGNFTGVRIRADSSSSMGRRCEQLFPDPCPAMQTIRIVDDVGAANRRTSSRVVHIFEEPPAPPRSTRGSSRDRQVFERVVHIEEDCPEFP, from the exons ATGGCAGGCAGGTCCgttcgcgtcatctcgctgggAGATCCCAACGACGTGGCCTGCATGGACGAAGGCGTGCGCGTGATCGCCGTCAACCCGTCGGGACAACAGTCGATGGGGCCTTCGTGCCAGTCTTCGCTCACTAAAGTCTACTGCGGCCCCGTGGAGACGATCGGCATGCCAGCGCCCCCTAAGATCAAGGGCTCGCGCCTCGACTGGCGCATCACGCCCGAGGGCGGTCTCGAGGTTACCGTTGGCCGACCGCTGACCAAGGAAGAGGAAGAGAAGCGTGAGCGCGACCGTAAGAGCAAGGCCGCGGGCGCCGCAGCCCCCGCGGATGCCGCCGCTGCTGGTGCCGCTGGTGCCGCTGGCGCCGCCCCCGCAGCTGCTCCGGCAGCCACCCCCGCTGCCCCCGCAGATGCCGCTGTCCCCCCGGCCGGCATAGACAAGCTGAAGAAACAGATCTGCGACCCGCTGTCGCTTCTGGCCAACAAGCGGCTGCCCATTTGCTTCGAGACGACGCTCGGCAAGGAGACGGCGCCCGGTCTGTCGTCCGTGACCGTCATCAACGAGCAGCCCGGGAGTCCGGTCATGGTTCAGCCGCGGGCCGCACCTGTGCCGTCTAGCAGAGGGTGTAGCCCTCCCGGTGTGCAG GTTATCTGCAGCAGCGACGGCGGCTACGGCGGCTACCAGTCGCCCACCGTGACGACCTGCAGCGCcatgggcggcggcggcggcaacttCACCGGAGTGCGCATACGGGCCGACTCGTCTTCGTCGATGGGTCGGCGATGCGAGCAACTGTTTCCCGACCCCTGTCCCGCCATGCAGACGATACGAATCGTGGACGACGTCGGCGCCGCCAACCGGCGCACTTCGTCCCGCGTCGTGCACATCTTCGAGGAGCCGCCCGCACCGCCGCGCTCGACGCGAGGCTCGTCGCGCGACCGTCAGGTCTTCGAGCGCGTCGTGCACATCGAAGAGGACTGTCCCGAGTTTCCGTAA